A single region of the Streptomyces virginiae genome encodes:
- a CDS encoding TetR/AcrR family transcriptional regulator, translating into MTKAERALETRERILIAACEVIADIGFENVSMRKVAEHAGVSKALLHYHFDTREKLFAEAMTHSFAQTGTDTEGVPDSVSSSVVLARILRSMLPTDAELRQDWKLWQELWVRAQRDAAARHLAVDLYDQLHAWVGGAVERGVRSGEFAACDVSALGTLVLALCDGLGIRLMLDDPRVDLATARETIWRAIAPTLGIDPRFPEV; encoded by the coding sequence GTGACCAAGGCCGAGCGCGCACTCGAGACGCGTGAGCGCATCCTCATCGCCGCGTGCGAAGTCATCGCCGACATCGGCTTCGAGAACGTCAGCATGCGCAAGGTCGCCGAGCACGCCGGTGTGTCGAAGGCCCTGTTGCACTACCACTTCGACACGCGGGAGAAGCTCTTCGCCGAGGCGATGACGCACTCCTTCGCCCAGACCGGTACGGACACCGAGGGCGTTCCCGACTCGGTGTCCTCCTCGGTGGTCCTGGCCCGCATCCTGCGGAGCATGCTGCCGACGGACGCGGAACTTCGCCAGGACTGGAAGCTCTGGCAGGAGTTGTGGGTGCGGGCCCAGCGTGACGCGGCGGCCCGGCACTTGGCCGTCGACCTGTACGACCAGTTGCACGCGTGGGTCGGTGGGGCCGTGGAACGGGGTGTCCGCTCGGGGGAGTTCGCCGCGTGCGACGTCTCCGCGCTCGGCACCCTGGTGCTGGCTCTGTGCGACGGTCTCGGCATCCGGCTGATGCTCGACGACCCCCGGGTGGATCTCGCGACGGCCCGGGAGACGATCTGGCGGGCCATCGCCCCCACCCTGGGC